One Streptomyces fagopyri DNA window includes the following coding sequences:
- a CDS encoding 4'-phosphopantetheinyl transferase family protein, with amino-acid sequence MLADREVHVWRAGLVIGSEELRKFASLLGSEETDRARSCLLPVERRRFVAAHGSLRLVIARYVDRPAADLRFGRSARGRPFLLEPGGSPIDFSLSHSSGTALIAVARGRRVGVDVEQIDPAVDHRAMARRFLTAEEAEMIRVLPEEAARREFFMRWTWREAHAKAVDGPLSRVLDGLDPSRTPVRAGSWGLWRLPVGPEACATLAMARCRAPVLPLPLFEYSG; translated from the coding sequence GTGCTTGCCGACCGTGAGGTCCATGTGTGGCGGGCCGGGCTGGTGATCGGCTCCGAGGAGTTGCGGAAGTTCGCCTCCCTGCTCGGCTCCGAGGAAACCGATCGCGCCCGTAGCTGTCTGCTTCCGGTCGAGCGGCGGCGTTTCGTGGCGGCACATGGATCGCTGCGGCTGGTGATCGCCCGCTACGTGGATAGGCCGGCAGCCGATCTCCGGTTCGGCAGGAGTGCGAGGGGCCGGCCGTTTCTTCTCGAACCCGGCGGCAGCCCCATCGACTTCAGTCTCTCGCACTCGTCCGGTACCGCGCTGATCGCGGTCGCGAGAGGGCGGCGGGTCGGTGTCGATGTCGAGCAGATCGATCCGGCGGTCGACCACCGTGCCATGGCCAGGCGCTTCCTCACCGCGGAGGAGGCTGAGATGATCCGCGTGCTTCCCGAGGAGGCGGCTCGGCGTGAGTTCTTCATGCGGTGGACGTGGCGTGAGGCGCACGCGAAGGCGGTGGACGGTCCCCTGTCACGGGTGCTGGACGGTCTCGACCCGAGTCGCACGCCGGTGCGTGCAGGGTCGTGGGGGCTGTGGCGGCTGCCCGTCGGGCCGGAGGCGTGTGCGACCTTGGCCATGGCCCGATGCCGGGCGCCAGTGCTGCCCCTGCCGTTATTCGAGTATTCCGGATAG
- a CDS encoding thioesterase II family protein produces MSSDWLVRHAPRPGARLRLLCFPYAGGGSSAFAGWAELVPPDVEVCSVRLPGRESRLMQRPYTDIEELLPDLAEAVSDYCQEPFVLFGHSMGALIAFELARWQAANGGPSPRHLVVSGRRSPHLPHNRPAIDALPDEVFVQRLRELGGTAEELLADPRVMRLLSPGLRADFRLNDLYRYRTGPRLACPVTAFGGRADAHVDRAGLAAWEPHSTGPFALRMLDGGHFFLHSSRRALLEELGAVLRHARSEVDGAVIR; encoded by the coding sequence GTGAGCAGCGACTGGCTGGTACGACACGCACCCCGTCCGGGAGCCCGGCTGCGCCTGCTGTGCTTCCCCTATGCGGGCGGCGGCAGTTCGGCCTTCGCCGGATGGGCTGAGCTCGTCCCGCCGGACGTGGAGGTCTGCTCCGTCCGGCTGCCTGGCCGGGAGTCACGACTGATGCAGCGGCCCTACACGGACATCGAGGAACTTCTGCCGGATCTGGCCGAGGCTGTCTCGGACTACTGCCAAGAGCCATTCGTGCTGTTCGGGCACAGCATGGGTGCTCTGATCGCCTTCGAGCTGGCACGCTGGCAGGCGGCGAATGGCGGGCCCTCGCCACGGCATCTGGTGGTCTCCGGCCGACGGTCGCCCCATCTGCCGCACAATCGGCCTGCCATTGACGCCTTGCCCGACGAGGTGTTTGTGCAGCGGCTTCGGGAGCTGGGAGGCACAGCCGAGGAACTGCTCGCCGACCCGCGGGTGATGCGGCTGCTCTCACCGGGGCTCCGCGCGGACTTCCGGCTCAACGACCTGTACCGGTACCGGACGGGACCACGCTTGGCGTGCCCGGTCACCGCTTTCGGGGGACGTGCCGACGCGCACGTGGACCGGGCGGGGCTGGCGGCCTGGGAGCCGCATTCGACGGGTCCCTTCGCCCTGCGGATGCTGGACGGAGGTCATTTCTTCCTTCACTCCTCGCGCCGGGCGCTGCTGGAGGAGCTGGGAGCCGTCCTGCGGCACGCGCGCAGCGAGGTGGACGGGGCTGTGATTCGGTGA